A genomic stretch from Planctomycetaceae bacterium includes:
- a CDS encoding sulfatase-like hydrolase/transferase has product MHSTPEHGSRPLAMHWLILAAYPAMFLYSRNASEFPPEVMIVPVLVTMLCAMEVWGVLSLLLRNTLKAALITSLALVLVFFYGHAVALIGNPHFYISGVHIGHHKILLPLMSGLLLVGAAWVIFTRRKLYTLTKVLNVAAGILALIATATTVAAKVSDGKGMVVATYQAPDAPPQPPVRPAPDIYYIILDGYGRADTLSDLYGFDNEPFLDALRAKGFYVADRAAANYPQTALSLACSLNMEYLDRLSETVGKEKRDHLPLRHAIADSSLLRFLKARGYKSVAYDSGAEVTPRRGMDVWLSQGPDLGEFGQALLETTPVPVFMRDFKRYDVHRRTVLHTLDTLPDLAATNSPKFVLAHVLCPHPPFVFDETGKAITPSRPFSADDGSAYMALRGASRIEYVEGYRKQVRFINARILPAVDALIKNSPTPPIIIIQGDHGPGSMLNWESLEGSNIPERMGILSAYYLPAIGQTAPPRLPDDISPVNTFRCVLRHYFQAEMDPLPDRSFFSTAARPYDFIDVTGRLKRPAPIESAPPEPATE; this is encoded by the coding sequence ATGCATTCAACCCCTGAGCATGGCTCGCGGCCGCTGGCGATGCACTGGCTGATCCTGGCGGCATACCCGGCGATGTTTCTGTATTCGCGAAACGCCTCGGAGTTTCCTCCGGAGGTCATGATCGTCCCGGTGCTGGTCACGATGCTCTGCGCGATGGAGGTCTGGGGGGTGCTGTCGCTGCTGCTGCGGAACACGCTCAAGGCCGCACTGATCACGTCGCTGGCGCTGGTGCTGGTGTTCTTCTACGGTCATGCGGTGGCGCTGATCGGCAATCCGCACTTCTATATCAGCGGCGTGCATATCGGGCACCACAAGATCCTGCTGCCTCTGATGAGCGGGCTGCTGCTCGTCGGGGCCGCGTGGGTCATCTTCACCCGACGCAAGCTCTACACGCTGACGAAGGTGCTCAACGTGGCGGCCGGAATCCTGGCGCTGATCGCCACGGCAACGACGGTGGCCGCCAAGGTCTCCGACGGCAAAGGGATGGTCGTGGCGACGTACCAGGCGCCCGACGCCCCGCCGCAGCCGCCGGTTCGGCCGGCGCCGGATATCTACTACATCATCCTCGATGGTTACGGCAGGGCCGACACGCTCAGCGACCTCTACGGTTTCGACAACGAACCGTTTCTGGACGCGCTGCGGGCGAAGGGGTTCTACGTGGCCGATCGCGCGGCGGCGAACTATCCGCAGACCGCGCTGTCGCTGGCGTGTTCGCTGAACATGGAGTACCTCGACCGGCTCTCCGAGACCGTCGGCAAGGAGAAGCGCGACCACCTGCCGCTGCGGCACGCCATCGCCGACAGCTCGCTGCTGCGGTTTCTCAAGGCTCGCGGATACAAGAGCGTCGCCTACGACAGCGGGGCCGAGGTCACCCCCCGCCGCGGCATGGACGTGTGGCTTTCGCAGGGTCCGGACCTCGGCGAGTTCGGCCAGGCCCTGCTGGAGACCACGCCCGTGCCGGTCTTCATGCGCGACTTCAAACGCTACGACGTCCACCGCCGGACCGTCCTGCACACGCTGGACACCCTGCCGGACCTGGCCGCGACGAACAGCCCCAAGTTCGTGCTCGCCCACGTGCTGTGCCCCCACCCGCCGTTCGTGTTCGATGAAACCGGCAAAGCCATCACGCCCTCGCGGCCCTTCAGCGCCGACGACGGGTCGGCCTACATGGCCCTGCGCGGCGCCAGCCGCATCGAATATGTCGAGGGATATCGAAAGCAGGTCCGCTTCATCAACGCGAGGATTCTGCCAGCCGTCGATGCACTGATCAAGAACAGCCCCACGCCGCCGATCATCATCATCCAGGGCGACCACGGCCCGGGCTCGATGCTCAACTGGGAAAGCCTGGAGGGCAGCAACATCCCCGAGCGGATGGGCATCCTCAGCGCGTACTATCTTCCCGCCATCGGCCAAACGGCACCGCCGCGGCTGCCCGATGACATCTCGCCGGTCAACACGTTCCGTTGCGTGCTGCGGCATTATTTCCAGGCCGAGATGGACCCCCTGCCGGACCGCAGCTTCTTTTCCACCGCCGCGCGCCCGTACGACTTCATCGACGTCACCGGCCGCCTCAAGCGCCCGGCGCCGATCGAATCGGCCCCGCCGGAGCCGGCGACGGAATGA